ATCAGGTTGTAGTCCATCCCGCAGCGGGTGCAAAGCCGTCGGTTGAGCACCCGGCGGCGCACCTCGTCGTCGGGCAGCTCCAGGTGGATCACGCCGTCGATGTCGTAGCTCTCCAGGAAGAACTCCGCCTGCGGCCGGTTACGCGGGAACCCGTCGATGATGAAGCCGAAGTTCCAGTCGTGCTGCTCCAGCCGGTTCCGGACCAGCGAACCCACCAGGTCGTCGTTGACCAGCTCACCGGTGGCTACGGTCCGGCGTACCTGGGCCCCGATCTTGGTGTGGTGCTGAACGTGCCACCGGAGCATGTCGCCGACGCTGACCTGGACCAGGTCGAAATCGTTGGCGAGCATCGTCGCCTGGGTGCCTTTCCCGCTGCCCTGGACTCCCATGATCACGTACTTGCGCATGGTCGGACCTTCTCACCCCGGCGGGAGGACCGCCAGCGTGCGCGCCGCTCGCTCGGGCTGCGCGACGACGTCGCGCACGTGAGTGAGGAAGTCGGCCAGCGCGGGGTGGGCCGGGCCGTCGGCCCACGCCACGTAGACCGTGATCGGTTCGACCCCGCGTAGCGGCCGGTAGACGACGCCCGGGTACGGGTGCGTGTGCCGGGTTCCGGCCGCGGTCACGCCAACCGCTCCTCCGGACGCGATGACGTTGAGCCAGTCGTCGACGTTGCCCACCTCGACCACCGCCGTCGGACGCCGGTCGGCCGGCCACAGGTCGAGGCTCGTCGTGCCGATCGGGGGGCAGAGTGCGATGGTCTGGTCGCTCAGGTCGCCGAGCTCCAGAACGCCCGCGCCGGCCAGCGGGTGCACGTCGGGCAGCGCGGCCAGCCGTGGCTCGCGGTAGAGCGGATACCCACGCACGCCGGCGTCCTCCGGCCGCGACCGCAGCAGGGCGACGTCGACCAGCCCGCGTTCGAGCCCGGCGGTCAGCGTGTCCACCCGATGAACCTCGACCGGGACGTCCGGATGGGCGTCGCGCCACGCGCGCAGCAGCGGCGTCGTGTGGCTACCGAGCGCCGCCCAGGCGTACCCCAAGCGCAGCGGACGCGACCCGACCGCCTCCGCCAGCGCGTCGTCGACCGCCGCGAGGATCACCCGCGCCCGGTCGTAGAGCGCCTGCCCGCGGGGCGTCGGCTCCAGGTGACGGGTCGAGCGGTCGACGAGCGTCGCGCCGACGCGGTTCTCCAACTGGCGCAGCGTCCGGGAGAGCGCGGGCTGGGCGATCCCCAGCCGGGCCGCGCCGGCGGTGACGGTGCCCGCCTCGACGATCGCGACCAGCGCACGCAGGTGACGCAGTTCTACGTCCATGCCGGCCGAGCATAAGTGCTGCCGAAAAGGTATTTCCGGACCGAGGTCCCGTGCTGGCAGCGTCGGCGGCATGACACGACGGACGACGGGCGAAGGGGTCGGGCTGGTGCTCGCGGCCGTGTGCTCGCTGCAGTTCGGGGCCGCGCTGGCCGCGACCCTGTTCGGAGCGCTGGGGCCGCTGGGGACGGTCGCCGCCCGGCTGGTCGGGGCCGCCGCGGCGCTCGGGATCGCGGCGGGGGTCGCGCGGGCGGTGGCGCGCGGAAAGGCATCCGCGGCGGGGCGCGGTGGGAGCGCCTCGGCGGCGGGCGGGGCCCGGGACGGCGGGCGCGCGTCCGGTCTGGGCCGATGGCGGACGCCCGTGACGTTCGGGCTGCTGACCGCCGCGATGAACACGTGTGTGTACCTGGCGCTGGACCGGCTCCCGCTGGGTGCGGTGATCACGATCGAGTTCCTCGGTCCGCTGGGGTTGTCGCTGGCGTTGTCCCGGCGGTGGCGGGACGCCGGATGGGCGGCCTGCGCGCTCGCCGGCGTGGTCCTGCTGGGTGGTGGCCTCGGCGACCCGGACGCCGTCGGGATCCTCCTCGCGCTGGTGGCCGCGGCGTGCTGGGCCGGGTACATCGTGCTCAACCGACGGCTCGGGGACGCCGACGGCGGAGGGCTGTCCGGGCTGGCCCTCTCCGCGGTGGTGGCGGCGATCGCGGTCGGGCCGATCGGAGTCGCTACCGGGTTCGAGCCGACGGCGTTCGCGCTCGGGTGCGTGGTCGGGGTGCTGTCGTCCGCGCTGCCCTACGCGCTGGACCTGCTCGCGCTGCGTCGTCTCCCGCCGCGCGTGTTCGGCGTGCTGATGAGCCTGGGACCGGCCGTGGCGGCGCTGGCCGGGTGGCTGGTGCTGGGGCAGGCGCTGACGCTTCCGCAAGTGCTCGCGATCGGCTTGGTGGTGCTCGCCGGCGTCGGCGTCACCGCCGAGCCGCGGCCGGGACGTGCGGCGTCCGGGATGCCCGCGTCGACGGGCCGCCCGGCGCCGCGGCCCGTGTCGTCGGGCGGGCGACCAGCGGGGGTGGGCGCAGCCACCGGGGCGGCCGGAGCGTCAGGCGTCGGGGAGGTCGTGGAGCAGGGCGATGTTCGCCGCCTCGTCCGGATCCGGCTCCGGCTCGGAGAGGAACGCCGTCACGCACTCGACCGCGACGTCCGGCGCCAACCGTTTGAGGCTCAGCGCGACGACGTTGGCGTCGTTCCAGAGTCGCGCCCCACGGGCCGTCCACGCGTCCGCCACGGTGGCGGCCCGCGCCCCGGGAACCTTGTTCGCGGCGATCGCGGTTCCGGTGCCGGTCCAGCACATGAGGACGCCGTAGTCCGCGTGCCCGGCGACGACCGCCTCGGCGACCCGGCGTGACATCACCGGCCACGAGTCCTCGATCGTGACGAGTTCGTGGTCCTTCGCCAGGAAGTCCCGGACGGCGTCTACGCACTCGTTGGTGTCGTCCGCCGCGAACGCGATCCGCATGATCTGAGACTAGTTCGGGCCAGTCGTCGACGCCGCCGCCGATCACGGATTTCCGGGAAGCCCAGCGCTGGCCCGCGGACGCAGCCCCACCAGCTGCGCCACGTTCGCACCACCGAACGCCACCCACGGATCGCCGTGACCCGCGCGAGCCGCCTTTCGGGAAGTCCGCCGCGCTGCTCCGCCTCCGCGCTGCGCGGCGTGGGTGCCGTAGGCGTGGCGGGGCCCCCGATGCGTGCCTCCGGCAACAGCCCTCCCCCGCGTGGCACGCTGGGGCACCGCCCCGACGGCTGTTCAGCACGGCAGTGGGACCCGTAGGCAGGTCGTCCAGCAGGAAGAGTGTGGGTGCATTCGCCTGACCCCGGCCGCCCCTGCCAGCCGCGAGCCGGCAGAACCGCAGTCACCTCGGCGGCGACCCGGCAGGGCGCGTGTGAACGTCCTCCCAGGCGAAGGTGAGCGCGGCGGGGGGCGGACTTCCCGGAAATCTGCTCAGCCCAGGTCGTCCAGCGCCTTCTGGGCGCCACGGTGCAGCTTCACCGGCTCGGTGCTCCGTGCGGACTCGAGCGTGATGTCCTCGGCGGCCTTGTTCGCCGCCACCAACGCGGGCAGCTTGTCGAACAGTGCCTTCGTGAGCACGCACGCCAGGTTCGCGTCGAGCGTCTCCTCGACCAGCAGCAGGTTCGGCACCGCGATCGTCGGCACCGCAGCGGGCGTCCGGTACGTGGCGGCCGGGATCGACGCCTGCTCGTACTCCGGGCTGATCTTCCGCATCGCCGGCAGCAGCGGGGTGATGTCCACGAACGTGACCCGGTCCCGCGCGGTCGTGAACAGGTCGGTGACGCCGGGCGTCGGGAGCCCACCTGACCACACCATCGCGTCGATCGTCCCGCTCTTCATCGCGTCGACGGTCTTGGCGAGGTCCAGCCGCTGCGCCCGGACGTCCTTCGCCGGGTCGAGGCCCGCGGACTCCAGCAGCCGGTTGGCGATCACCTCGGTGCCGGATTTCGGCGAGCCGGTCGAGACTCGCTTCCCTCGGAGGTCCTCGACCCGGGAGATGCCGGTGCCGGTTCGGGCGATGACCTGGGTGTAGTTGGTGTGGATGCGGGCCAGCGCGCGGATCGGCTGGGGTCCGCTGTCGAAGGCGCCCTCGCCGGCGACCGCATCGGCGGCGCTGTCGGCGAGCGAGAACGCGACCTGGTAGTCACCGCGGACCAGCTGCTGGATGTTCTGCACCGACGCTCCGGTCTCCGCGGCGGTGGCCTTCACCCGGCCCCCGGTCGCGGACGCGATCTGCGCGGCGTACGCGTTGCCGAGCGCGAAGTACACGCCGGTCGCGTTCCCGGTGGCGATGCTGATCCGGGTGTCCTTCTCGACCTCACACGTCACCGGGGCGTCCGCGTCGTCGGTCGTCGCCTCGTCCCGCCGCCCGCCGCAACCGGCCAAACTCGCCGCGCCGACGCTGAGCGCCACCGCGCTCCCGACCAGCCGAATCCATCGTCGCTTCATGCCACGCCTCCTGGTCTGCGCCCGTCGTCCGACCCGTCGTCCCCCGACTCTGCCGACGCCGCCCCGGACGACGCCGCACTCTGCGCCGCCCCGCTGGACCCGCCAGGCGCGGGAGCCGCCGCACGCTCCACGGCGTCCCCCGACCTCACGGCCGACGCCTCCGCCGCCACCGCGTCACCCGCCACCGCGTCCCCCGCCGGCACCTCGCCCCCCGCCGCAGCGCCCGTGCCCACGGACGCGCGCGGAACAGCGTCCGCCGAACTGGGAGCAGAAGCACGACGGCGGGTCACCAGCGCCGCAGCCACCGCCGCGGCGAGCAGTACCGAGCCGACTGCGACCGGCACCGGTCGCAGGTAGAGCAGCAGCAGCGCGGCGAGCCCGGCGAGCCCTCGGCCGACCCGGCCCACCGGGCCGACGCCCAGCACCCACCCGCCGGTCGCCGCCGCCAGCGCGGTGACACCGAGCGCCGCGACCGCGGTCGCGACCACGACCGAGAGCGTGCCGCCCAGGCCGAGCAGCCCCTCGCCCGCGTCGGTCAGCACGAACGCGAGCGGCACCAGGAACGCCGGCAGCGCGTACTTCAGCGCCTGCCACATCGTTGGGATGGCCGACCCGCCGGTCACCGCGCTGGCGCCCACCGCAGCCAGCGCGGTCGGCGGCGTCACCTCGGAGAGCACCGAGTAGTAGAAGACGAACATCGCCGCGGCCGCGGCCGGGACGCCCAGCTCCAGCAGCGCCGGTCCGATCACGACCCAGCCGATGATGAACGATGCGGTGACCGGCACCGCCAGCCCCAACAGTGCCAGCGCGACCGCCGCCAGCACGGCGGTGAGCGCGAGCGTCGCGACGGGGTCGTCCACGATCGACCGTGCCCCGTCCACCAGGAGGGACGCGGTCTGCGCCGCGAGACCGGTCTTCGTCATCGTCGCGGTGATGATCCCGGCGGCGGCGCAGACCACGGTCACCGTGAGCACGCCCCGGCCGCCCTCGGCGAAGGCGGCGGACAGCCGCCGCGGCGTCAGGGCCGCCGACCGGTCGAGGAAGGACAGGCCGAACGCCACGGCGGTCGCGATCAGCACCGCCTCGGTCACCGGCCGGCCCAGGAACAGCAACAGCAGGATGACGAAGAGCGACGCGAAGTGATACCCGAACCGGGCCAGCAGGCGCCACGGCGATCGGGCGGCCAGCTCCACCGCGCGGACGCCGAACCGGCGGGCGTCGATCTCGACCGCGAGCAGGATCCCCAGGTAGTAGAGGAGGGTCGGCACCGTGGCCCAACCCAGCACCGCCAGGTACGAGACGTCGAGGTACTCGGCGATGATGAACGCGGCCGCGCCGAGCGTCGGCGGGGAGAGGATCGCGCCGACCCCGGCCGCCGCGAGCATGCCGCCGGCGTGCTCCGCCGGATAGCCGGCCCGCCGCAGGATCGGCCAGGTGACCGCGCCGACGCTCACCGCGGTCGCGGTGCCGCTCCCGGAGACCGTGCCGAGCAGGAACCCCGCCGCCACCGCGGTACGCCCGGCCGCACTGCGCGAACGGCGGAACGCGGCCACCGACAGGTCGACGAAGAACCGCCCCGCGCCGGAGTGGCTGAGCACCGCCCCGTACAGCGTGAACAGCACGATGTAGGTGGCGGCGACGTCCAGCGGGGTGCCGTAGAAGCCGCTGCCGGAGTTGTAGAGCGCGTCGATGATCTGGTCGGCGTCGAGCCCCGCGTGGGCGATCGACCACGACTGCGGCAGGTATCCCCCGTAGTAGCAGTACCCCAGCGCCAGCAGGCAGACGGCGGGCAACACCCATCCGGTCGTCCGCCGGCAGGCTTCGAGCAGCAGCACGAGCAGGACGCTGCCGGCAGCGACGTCGAGCGGATCGAGCAGGCCCTGGCGGTCGAGGAACGCGTCGTAGCCGACCAGGACCGGGTAGGCCCCGACGACGAGCGCGGTCGCGGCCAGTACCCAGTCCGGAACGGACGGACGGTCCCCGGTGGCTCGGGCACGGCTGCGGTACGAGAGGAACACCAGCGGCAGCACGGCCGCGAGGAAGAGGATCAAGTAGAACTGGCCACCCTGCGGGAGCGGCCGGAGCGCCTGGTAGACCGCGAACAGCGTGACGGCAGCACTGGCGGCCGACACCGCGAGGCCGAGCCGTCCAGCCAGACGCCGCGCCGGTTGCTCCTCGTCGCGCACGACGAGCTCCGGCGCCGCGGTCGGAGGGGCGGCCATGCCGGGACCCTACCAACTACGGACATCTACGCGGATGTCTTGTTTCGACGGTAGTTGCTCGGAAAAGCGCTACCCCGCCGACCGGTCGACGGCGGGGTAGCGGCGCCCTCAGGAGTGCGCGGGCTCCGGCTCCCGCGCGGCGGCGGCCTCCGCCTTCCGACGACGCTTCTCGGCCTTCCGGTCCTTACGGCCTTCGACGAGCGTGTAGAGGGCCGGCACCAGCACCAGCGTCAGCAGCGTCGAGCTGATCAGACCACCGATGACGACGACCGCCAGCGGCTGCGAGATGAAGCCGCCCTCGCCGGTGAGGCCGAGGGCCATCGGGATCAGGGCGAAGATCGTCGCGGCAGCGGTCATCAGGATCGGGCGCAGACGGTGCCGCCCACCCTCGACGACCGCCTCGACGACCGGCATGCCGTCGCGCCGGTACTGGTTGACCAGGTCCATCAGGACGATCGCGTTGGTGACCACGATGCCGACCAGCATCAGCATGCCGATCAGCGCCGGGACGCCCAGCGCGGTGTCGCTGACCAGCAGCAGGAGCAGCGCACCGGTCGCCGCGAACGGGATCGACACCAGCAGGATCAGCGGCTGGATCAGGCTGCGGAACGTCGCCACCATGACGAT
The window above is part of the Cryptosporangium minutisporangium genome. Proteins encoded here:
- a CDS encoding LysR family transcriptional regulator; amino-acid sequence: MDVELRHLRALVAIVEAGTVTAGAARLGIAQPALSRTLRQLENRVGATLVDRSTRHLEPTPRGQALYDRARVILAAVDDALAEAVGSRPLRLGYAWAALGSHTTPLLRAWRDAHPDVPVEVHRVDTLTAGLERGLVDVALLRSRPEDAGVRGYPLYREPRLAALPDVHPLAGAGVLELGDLSDQTIALCPPIGTTSLDLWPADRRPTAVVEVGNVDDWLNVIASGGAVGVTAAGTRHTHPYPGVVYRPLRGVEPITVYVAWADGPAHPALADFLTHVRDVVAQPERAARTLAVLPPG
- a CDS encoding adenylate kinase family protein, which translates into the protein MRKYVIMGVQGSGKGTQATMLANDFDLVQVSVGDMLRWHVQHHTKIGAQVRRTVATGELVNDDLVGSLVRNRLEQHDWNFGFIIDGFPRNRPQAEFFLESYDIDGVIHLELPDDEVRRRVLNRRLCTRCGMDYNLIAHRPQVEGRCDVCGGELATREDDAEHALEARLRDYHTKTNPVLELFRRKEFVVSIDARPDKIMVQRQIRTELGLPITRGPENRPRNVVENPPQKS
- a CDS encoding TRAP transporter fused permease subunit, with protein sequence MAAPPTAAPELVVRDEEQPARRLAGRLGLAVSAASAAVTLFAVYQALRPLPQGGQFYLILFLAAVLPLVFLSYRSRARATGDRPSVPDWVLAATALVVGAYPVLVGYDAFLDRQGLLDPLDVAAGSVLLVLLLEACRRTTGWVLPAVCLLALGYCYYGGYLPQSWSIAHAGLDADQIIDALYNSGSGFYGTPLDVAATYIVLFTLYGAVLSHSGAGRFFVDLSVAAFRRSRSAAGRTAVAAGFLLGTVSGSGTATAVSVGAVTWPILRRAGYPAEHAGGMLAAAGVGAILSPPTLGAAAFIIAEYLDVSYLAVLGWATVPTLLYYLGILLAVEIDARRFGVRAVELAARSPWRLLARFGYHFASLFVILLLLFLGRPVTEAVLIATAVAFGLSFLDRSAALTPRRLSAAFAEGGRGVLTVTVVCAAAGIITATMTKTGLAAQTASLLVDGARSIVDDPVATLALTAVLAAVALALLGLAVPVTASFIIGWVVIGPALLELGVPAAAAAMFVFYYSVLSEVTPPTALAAVGASAVTGGSAIPTMWQALKYALPAFLVPLAFVLTDAGEGLLGLGGTLSVVVATAVAALGVTALAAATGGWVLGVGPVGRVGRGLAGLAALLLLYLRPVPVAVGSVLLAAAVAAALVTRRRASAPSSADAVPRASVGTGAAAGGEVPAGDAVAGDAVAAEASAVRSGDAVERAAAPAPGGSSGAAQSAASSGAASAESGDDGSDDGRRPGGVA
- a CDS encoding TAXI family TRAP transporter solute-binding subunit, with amino-acid sequence MKRRWIRLVGSAVALSVGAASLAGCGGRRDEATTDDADAPVTCEVEKDTRISIATGNATGVYFALGNAYAAQIASATGGRVKATAAETGASVQNIQQLVRGDYQVAFSLADSAADAVAGEGAFDSGPQPIRALARIHTNYTQVIARTGTGISRVEDLRGKRVSTGSPKSGTEVIANRLLESAGLDPAKDVRAQRLDLAKTVDAMKSGTIDAMVWSGGLPTPGVTDLFTTARDRVTFVDITPLLPAMRKISPEYEQASIPAATYRTPAAVPTIAVPNLLLVEETLDANLACVLTKALFDKLPALVAANKAAEDITLESARSTEPVKLHRGAQKALDDLG
- a CDS encoding RpiB/LacA/LacB family sugar-phosphate isomerase — translated: MRIAFAADDTNECVDAVRDFLAKDHELVTIEDSWPVMSRRVAEAVVAGHADYGVLMCWTGTGTAIAANKVPGARAATVADAWTARGARLWNDANVVALSLKRLAPDVAVECVTAFLSEPEPDPDEAANIALLHDLPDA